The following coding sequences lie in one Kitasatospora azatica KCTC 9699 genomic window:
- a CDS encoding carbonic anhydrase: protein MPDGAAPRRVAGAAREPGCRPASAARASGLDSDADLIDSHIRHTVDLLLDRSRVLADQVASGRAAVVGLAYQLAEGSARLVTVRGIPAAESAATNNG from the coding sequence ATGCCGGACGGAGCGGCCCCGCGCAGGGTGGCCGGCGCTGCCCGCGAGCCGGGCTGCCGGCCCGCATCGGCCGCCCGCGCCTCCGGCCTGGACAGCGACGCCGACCTGATCGACTCCCACATACGGCACACCGTGGACCTGCTGCTCGACCGCTCCCGCGTCCTCGCCGACCAGGTCGCCTCCGGCCGCGCCGCAGTGGTCGGCCTGGCCTACCAGCTGGCCGAGGGCAGTGCCCGGCTCGTCACCGTCCGGGGTATCCCCGCCGCAGAATCGGCTGCCACGAACAACGGATGA
- a CDS encoding YhjD/YihY/BrkB family envelope integrity protein, whose protein sequence is MASTPLGHRIRELGRQTVGLTRELWRHGQEIELLYRSLAFAALFFVTLVPLLVVIAAALPSRGNGIADWITDGLALSGRSARAVGDLFATRSEVLSATTALSLAALAVFGISLMSALQRSYERIWQLSAGPWHTVWRQVVGLAALIAYILLTTWRGVLPHHATATTALRAAVSVLGGVLYFWWLQHLLLGGRVAWRTLLPGAIATVVAFAGLRVFSQLVFAPLIVSNAISYGTVGTVLVVQSWLIGVGYTVYAGAMVGPILHDRRGDEGGPDAD, encoded by the coding sequence ATGGCTTCGACACCCCTGGGTCACCGGATCAGGGAGCTCGGCCGGCAAACTGTGGGACTCACCCGAGAGCTCTGGCGCCACGGCCAGGAGATCGAGCTGCTGTACCGGTCGCTGGCCTTCGCCGCGCTCTTCTTCGTCACCCTGGTGCCGCTACTGGTGGTGATCGCCGCAGCGCTGCCGAGCCGGGGCAACGGGATCGCGGACTGGATCACCGACGGCCTCGCGCTGTCCGGGCGCTCGGCACGCGCCGTGGGCGACCTGTTCGCCACGCGCAGCGAGGTGCTCAGCGCCACCACGGCCCTGAGTCTGGCCGCACTCGCGGTCTTCGGGATCTCCCTGATGTCGGCCCTGCAGCGCAGCTACGAGAGGATCTGGCAGCTGTCCGCCGGACCCTGGCACACCGTATGGCGGCAGGTCGTCGGACTGGCCGCACTGATCGCCTACATCCTGCTCACCACCTGGCGTGGTGTGCTCCCCCACCACGCGACCGCCACCACAGCGCTGCGTGCCGCCGTGAGCGTCCTCGGCGGCGTCCTGTACTTCTGGTGGCTGCAGCACCTGCTGCTCGGCGGCCGCGTGGCCTGGCGCACCCTGCTGCCCGGCGCGATCGCCACAGTCGTCGCGTTCGCCGGGCTGCGGGTCTTCTCCCAACTGGTCTTCGCCCCGCTCATCGTCTCCAACGCGATCTCCTACGGCACGGTCGGCACCGTGCTGGTCGTGCAGTCCTGGTTGATCGGCGTCGGCTACACCGTCTACGCCGGAGCCATGGTCGGCCCGATCCTTCACGATCGGCGCGGCGACGAGGGCGGGCCGGACGCTGACTGA
- a CDS encoding sigma-70 family RNA polymerase sigma factor, whose amino-acid sequence MPEIAAPLAVSTSEARELSRVLLLRLRHTEQGTELHSYVRGTLIELNVSLVKFAARRFRSSHEPMDDIIQTGTVGLIKAIDRFDPDRGVELTTFALPTIIGEIRRFFRDSTWAVHVPRRLQEARLAVVRGSDELEQYLGRAPTTEELAVHLSPTGRGGRSARSCHRANRHLIGRTVGRRRCGQHLGVLPGLLRPGARRGGGRAVPEAADSRTA is encoded by the coding sequence TTGCCGGAGATCGCTGCTCCGCTGGCCGTCAGCACCAGCGAGGCACGGGAGCTGTCGCGCGTCCTCCTGCTCCGCCTGCGGCATACGGAGCAGGGCACGGAGTTGCACTCCTATGTGCGCGGGACGCTGATCGAACTCAACGTGTCCCTCGTCAAGTTCGCGGCCAGGCGCTTCCGCAGCAGCCACGAACCGATGGACGACATCATCCAGACCGGCACGGTGGGCCTCATCAAGGCCATTGACCGCTTCGACCCGGACCGTGGAGTGGAGCTCACCACCTTCGCCCTCCCGACGATCATCGGTGAGATCCGTCGGTTCTTTCGCGACTCGACCTGGGCGGTGCACGTCCCCAGGCGCCTCCAGGAGGCCCGGCTCGCCGTCGTCAGGGGCTCGGACGAGCTCGAGCAGTACCTCGGTCGCGCGCCCACCACGGAGGAACTCGCCGTACACCTCTCGCCCACAGGACGAGGTGGTCGAAGCGCTCGCAGCTGCCACCGCGCGAACCGCCACCTCATTGGACGCACCGTCGGACGACGGCGATGTGGACAGCACCTGGGAGTGTTGCCTGGGCTGCTGCGACCAGGCGCTCGCCGTGGTGGAGGACGTGCAGTCCCTGAAGCCGCTGATAGCCGCACTGCTTGA
- a CDS encoding helix-turn-helix transcriptional regulator produces the protein METNAVGRRAWTFLTNHARVLSLIAKDPAIRLRDVAATCQLTERAVQAIVADLEADGYLTHSREGRRNRYQVTPHTQLRHPAEAGRTVASLLQLLDEEPATADGEPNRPSEGPSERDS, from the coding sequence ATGGAGACGAATGCCGTCGGCCGACGGGCGTGGACGTTTCTGACCAACCACGCCCGGGTGCTCTCGCTGATCGCCAAGGATCCCGCGATCCGGTTGCGCGACGTGGCCGCGACCTGCCAGTTGACCGAGCGCGCCGTACAGGCGATCGTCGCCGACCTGGAGGCGGACGGTTACCTCACCCACTCGCGAGAAGGACGGCGCAATCGCTACCAGGTGACACCTCACACCCAGTTGCGGCACCCCGCCGAAGCCGGCCGCACCGTGGCCTCCCTGCTCCAACTGCTCGACGAGGAACCCGCTACTGCCGACGGCGAGCCGAACCGTCCCTCCGAAGGCCCTTCCGAGCGGGATTCGTGA
- a CDS encoding RNA-binding protein: protein MEYVYRVTKYDPADRDERGRYVGAEDSESDYGPVEAAYLRAVEEFARESGVTRLAVREPHAPSPYHDGEEIPLAVAVEVVRGMLRGDGFYCRLEVAGRFEVQVGWDLYLYLGSAVPCHGAVERTRALGLFPEPLSVSPYEPEEPGEQRPADETFWARLRHLLLDRTLLLEEGYVHNATRWHRLAPDTLEAVRAGLAPRAMLCVWPDLSTDVAAVLADLPQDGSAELVWEDTQGRISSVDTEEPEPADLVELAAGARAAALLSCCLDDRNPLLTAVLPDADGVLRARWRTDPTPGDQAWVLLRGLAVGEIRSGAELAGIEVEVEGVVTEVGEETRVEIVGVDLVRERASGVLLVGAPARYEQ, encoded by the coding sequence GTGGAGTACGTGTACCGAGTGACGAAGTACGACCCGGCCGACCGCGACGAGCGCGGTCGCTACGTCGGTGCCGAGGACAGTGAGAGCGACTACGGTCCGGTGGAAGCCGCGTACCTGCGTGCGGTCGAGGAGTTCGCGCGCGAGAGCGGGGTGACCCGGCTGGCCGTCCGAGAGCCGCACGCCCCGTCCCCGTACCACGACGGCGAGGAGATCCCGCTCGCGGTCGCCGTGGAGGTGGTGCGCGGGATGCTGCGCGGGGACGGGTTCTACTGCCGGTTGGAGGTAGCCGGCCGGTTCGAGGTCCAGGTCGGGTGGGACCTGTACCTGTACCTGGGCAGCGCGGTGCCGTGCCACGGGGCGGTGGAGCGCACCCGGGCGCTCGGTCTCTTCCCCGAGCCGCTGAGCGTGTCCCCGTACGAGCCCGAGGAGCCCGGCGAGCAGCGTCCGGCCGACGAGACCTTCTGGGCCCGGCTGCGCCACCTGCTGCTCGACCGGACGCTGCTCCTGGAGGAGGGCTACGTCCACAACGCCACCCGGTGGCACCGGTTGGCGCCTGACACGCTCGAAGCAGTGCGAGCCGGCCTCGCGCCGCGGGCCATGCTCTGCGTCTGGCCCGACCTGAGTACCGATGTCGCCGCAGTGCTGGCCGACCTTCCCCAGGACGGGTCGGCCGAGCTGGTCTGGGAGGACACGCAGGGCCGGATCAGCAGCGTGGACACCGAGGAGCCGGAGCCCGCTGACCTGGTCGAGCTGGCCGCCGGGGCCCGAGCCGCTGCCCTGCTCTCCTGTTGCCTGGACGACCGCAACCCGCTGCTCACTGCCGTACTGCCCGACGCTGACGGCGTGTTGCGCGCCCGTTGGCGGACCGACCCCACACCGGGCGATCAGGCGTGGGTACTCCTGCGAGGGCTCGCGGTCGGAGAGATCCGCTCGGGGGCCGAGCTCGCCGGGATCGAAGTGGAGGTCGAGGGCGTGGTCACCGAGGTGGGGGAGGAGACGCGAGTCGAGATCGTGGGGGTGGACCTGGTGCGGGAACGGGCCTCGGGGGTGCTTTTGGTTGGGGCTCCGGCCCGATACGAGCAGTAG
- a CDS encoding pirin family protein, with protein MSNLDLKPVATLCAGDPSAGPVRDLLTGRTVQLGESTQVRRLLPNLGRRMVGAWCFVDHYGPDDIADEPGMQVPPHPHMGLQTVSWLHDGEVLHRDSLGSLQTVRPRELGLMTSGRAISHSEESPRPHPRLLHGAQLWVALPDAHRHTAPTFEHHAQLPEITAPGLHGTVILGSVDGATSPGTTYTPLVGVDLTLREGSTAQLPLEPGFEYAALAISGSVDVDGVRVEPGSVLYLGCGRRELPLLARTDSSLLLLGGEPFEEKLVMWWNFIGRSDQDIRQAREDWMTTARFGEVHGYDGDRLAAPELPQLPLKPRGRAC; from the coding sequence GTGAGCAACCTTGATCTCAAGCCCGTGGCAACCCTGTGCGCCGGCGACCCCAGCGCCGGTCCGGTCCGTGATCTGCTGACCGGCCGGACCGTGCAGCTGGGCGAGAGCACCCAGGTCCGTCGTCTGCTGCCCAACCTGGGGCGACGGATGGTCGGAGCCTGGTGCTTCGTCGACCACTACGGCCCCGACGACATCGCCGACGAGCCCGGAATGCAGGTCCCACCGCACCCGCACATGGGCCTGCAGACCGTGAGCTGGCTGCACGACGGCGAGGTCCTGCACCGCGACAGCCTCGGCAGCCTGCAGACCGTCCGCCCGCGCGAGCTCGGCCTGATGACCTCCGGCCGGGCCATCTCCCACTCCGAGGAGTCCCCGCGCCCGCACCCGCGGCTCCTGCACGGCGCCCAACTCTGGGTCGCCCTCCCCGACGCCCACCGCCACACCGCCCCCACCTTCGAACACCACGCCCAGCTGCCCGAGATCACCGCCCCCGGCCTGCACGGCACCGTGATCCTCGGCTCGGTCGACGGCGCCACCTCACCCGGCACCACCTACACCCCACTCGTCGGCGTCGACCTGACACTCCGTGAGGGCAGTACGGCCCAACTGCCCCTGGAACCCGGCTTCGAGTACGCGGCCCTGGCGATCAGCGGCAGCGTGGACGTCGACGGCGTCCGCGTCGAACCGGGCTCGGTCCTCTACCTCGGCTGCGGCCGCCGCGAACTCCCGCTGCTGGCCCGCACCGACAGCTCCCTGCTGCTGCTCGGCGGCGAGCCGTTCGAGGAGAAGCTCGTCATGTGGTGGAACTTCATCGGCCGCTCGGACCAGGACATCCGACAGGCCCGCGAGGACTGGATGACCACCGCCCGCTTCGGCGAGGTGCACGGCTACGACGGCGATCGGCTGGCCGCGCCGGAGCTGCCCCAACTGCCCCTGAAGCCACGAGGAAGGGCGTGCTGA
- the rpe gene encoding ribulose-phosphate 3-epimerase: protein MAQINPSILSADFARLAQEAEAVRGADWLHVDVMDNHFVPNLTLGVPVVESLARATDTPLDCHLMIEQPDRWAPQYVEAGAGSVTFHVEAAAAPVRLAREIRAKGARAAMALRPATPIEPYEDLLSELDMVLIMTVEPGFGGQAFLDIMLPKIRRTRELIAKHGLELWLQVDGGVSATTIERCAEAGADVFVAGSAVYGAADPAEAVRSLRAQAEAASASAPWACAH from the coding sequence ATGGCGCAGATCAACCCCAGCATCCTGTCCGCGGACTTCGCCCGCCTGGCCCAGGAGGCGGAGGCGGTGCGGGGCGCCGACTGGCTGCACGTCGATGTGATGGACAACCACTTCGTGCCCAACCTGACCCTCGGCGTGCCGGTGGTGGAGTCGCTGGCCCGGGCCACCGACACCCCGCTGGACTGCCACCTGATGATCGAGCAGCCGGACCGCTGGGCGCCGCAGTACGTGGAGGCCGGGGCCGGCTCGGTCACCTTCCACGTGGAGGCCGCCGCCGCGCCGGTCCGGCTCGCCCGGGAGATCCGCGCCAAGGGCGCCCGCGCCGCGATGGCGCTGCGGCCGGCCACCCCGATCGAGCCCTACGAGGACCTGCTCTCCGAGCTGGACATGGTGCTGATCATGACCGTGGAACCCGGCTTCGGCGGCCAGGCCTTCCTGGACATCATGCTGCCCAAGATCCGCCGCACCCGGGAACTGATCGCCAAGCACGGCCTGGAGCTGTGGCTGCAGGTGGACGGCGGGGTGTCGGCCACCACCATCGAGCGCTGCGCCGAGGCCGGCGCGGACGTCTTCGTGGCGGGCTCGGCGGTGTACGGCGCGGCCGACCCGGCCGAGGCGGTCCGCTCGCTGCGGGCCCAGGCCGAGGCGGCCAGCGCGAGCGCGCCGTGGGCCTGCGCGCACTGA
- a CDS encoding class I SAM-dependent methyltransferase, with product MTQAHEDPRLAAVYQHGNEMPAAALRAWAALIAGYLPAATAVLEVGAGTGMFTAALARELPSAEVTGVEPSAPMRAEAERLSGHPRVRYLAGSAEALPVPDAGFELALLSRVVHHLPDRPAAARELARALRPGGRLVLRTTVRERLDAPVYRYWPRLLQTDARRFPSEAELLADFTGAGFTVHQVRSFAQPVARDLRELRERLVHRPQSKFLALTEAEFAAGLARLDAAGEGGGPVEERYDVIVLERAS from the coding sequence GTGACCCAGGCCCACGAGGATCCCCGGCTGGCGGCGGTGTACCAGCACGGCAACGAGATGCCGGCGGCCGCGCTGCGGGCCTGGGCGGCACTGATCGCCGGGTACCTGCCCGCCGCCACGGCCGTGCTGGAGGTCGGCGCGGGCACCGGGATGTTCACCGCCGCGCTGGCCCGGGAGCTGCCGTCCGCCGAGGTCACCGGAGTCGAACCCAGCGCCCCGATGCGCGCCGAGGCCGAGCGGCTCAGCGGCCACCCACGGGTGCGCTACCTCGCGGGCTCCGCCGAGGCGCTGCCCGTCCCGGACGCCGGCTTCGAGCTGGCGCTGCTCTCCCGGGTGGTCCACCACCTGCCCGACCGCCCGGCAGCCGCCCGCGAGTTGGCCAGGGCGCTGCGACCCGGCGGACGGCTGGTGCTCCGGACGACCGTGCGTGAGCGGCTGGACGCGCCGGTCTACCGCTACTGGCCGCGCCTGCTGCAGACCGACGCCCGCCGCTTCCCGAGCGAGGCCGAGCTGCTGGCCGACTTCACCGGCGCCGGCTTCACCGTGCACCAGGTGCGCTCCTTCGCCCAGCCCGTCGCCCGCGACCTGCGCGAGCTGCGGGAACGGCTGGTCCATCGGCCGCAGTCGAAGTTCCTGGCCCTGACCGAAGCCGAGTTCGCCGCCGGACTGGCGCGGCTGGACGCGGCGGGTGAGGGTGGTGGCCCGGTCGAGGAACGGTATGACGTGATCGTTCTGGAACGTGCGTCGTAA
- a CDS encoding SDR family NAD(P)-dependent oxidoreductase, with product MSQTPRTILITGATDGLGRALALRLAGPDTLLILHGRSAERAAEVQRQVRAAGGRAEVRLADLAELRQVDRLADQVLADFDRLDVLVNNAGIGFGAPGSGREQNADGVELRFAVNYLAGYHLTDRLLPRLTEAGGRIVNVASAGQYPIDFADPQLLAAYDGVTAYRRAKLAQVIATFDLADRLAAEGSPVTVNALHPATFMATGMVREAGVEPMSSVEQGVAATLELVTGPAGAASGHYYNGTAEARADAQAYDPKAREQLRALSAELVARALAP from the coding sequence ATGTCACAGACGCCACGGACGATCCTGATCACCGGCGCCACCGACGGACTGGGCCGCGCGCTGGCGCTGCGCCTGGCCGGCCCGGACACCCTGCTGATCCTGCACGGGCGCTCCGCCGAGCGGGCGGCGGAGGTTCAGCGGCAGGTGCGGGCCGCCGGTGGGCGGGCGGAGGTGCGGCTGGCGGATCTGGCCGAGCTGCGCCAAGTGGACCGGCTTGCCGACCAGGTGCTGGCCGACTTCGACCGGCTGGACGTGCTGGTGAACAACGCGGGGATCGGCTTCGGCGCGCCGGGCAGCGGGCGCGAGCAGAACGCCGACGGCGTCGAGCTCCGTTTCGCCGTCAACTACCTGGCCGGCTACCACCTGACCGACCGGCTGCTCCCCCGCCTCACCGAGGCGGGCGGGCGGATCGTCAACGTGGCCTCGGCCGGGCAGTATCCGATCGACTTCGCCGACCCGCAGCTGCTCGCCGCCTACGACGGGGTGACGGCCTACCGGCGGGCCAAGCTGGCGCAGGTCATCGCCACTTTCGACCTGGCCGACCGACTCGCCGCCGAGGGCTCGCCGGTCACCGTCAACGCCCTGCATCCCGCGACCTTCATGGCCACCGGAATGGTCCGCGAGGCGGGGGTCGAGCCGATGAGCAGCGTCGAGCAGGGGGTGGCGGCGACCCTGGAGCTGGTCACCGGCCCGGCGGGCGCAGCGAGCGGCCACTACTACAACGGCACCGCCGAGGCCCGGGCCGACGCCCAGGCGTACGACCCGAAGGCGCGCGAGCAGCTGCGGGCGCTCTCGGCGGAGCTGGTGGCCAGGGCCCTGGCGCCTTGA
- a CDS encoding aldo/keto reductase: MEYTHLGRTGLRVSRLCLGTMNFGPHTEEPDAHQIMDVAHEQGINFFDTANVYGWAENRGRTEEIIGNWFAQGGGRRERTVIATKLYGEMGAWPNEGKLSALNIRRAVDASLRRLQTDHIDIYQMHHIDRATPWEEIWQAMEVLVAQGKIIYVGSSNFAGWHIARAQEAAKARNFLGLTSEQSLYNLLERSIELEVLPAAEHYGLGVIPWSPLHGGLLGGVLRKEREGVRRTSGRAADAVGKHREQLEAYEDFAAELGHEPGDIALAWLLTRPAVTAPIVGPRTLDQLHAAVRALDVQLDQKALARLDEIFPGHRPAPEDYAW; the protein is encoded by the coding sequence ATGGAGTACACCCACCTCGGCCGGACCGGCCTCCGCGTCTCCCGACTCTGCCTGGGCACGATGAACTTCGGCCCGCACACCGAAGAACCCGACGCCCACCAGATCATGGACGTCGCACACGAGCAGGGCATCAACTTCTTCGACACCGCCAACGTCTACGGTTGGGCCGAGAACCGCGGCCGCACCGAGGAGATCATCGGCAACTGGTTCGCCCAGGGCGGCGGCCGCCGCGAGCGCACGGTGATCGCCACCAAGCTCTACGGCGAGATGGGCGCCTGGCCCAACGAGGGCAAGCTGTCCGCGCTCAACATCCGACGCGCGGTGGACGCCAGCCTGCGCCGTCTGCAGACCGACCACATCGACATCTACCAGATGCACCACATCGACCGGGCCACTCCCTGGGAGGAGATCTGGCAGGCGATGGAGGTGCTGGTCGCCCAGGGCAAGATCATCTACGTCGGCTCCAGCAACTTCGCCGGCTGGCACATCGCGCGCGCCCAGGAGGCCGCCAAGGCCCGCAACTTCCTCGGCCTGACCAGCGAGCAGTCGCTCTACAACCTGCTGGAGCGCAGCATCGAGCTCGAGGTGCTACCCGCCGCCGAGCACTACGGTCTGGGCGTCATCCCCTGGTCGCCGCTGCACGGCGGCCTGCTGGGCGGAGTGCTGCGCAAGGAACGCGAGGGCGTGCGCCGCACCAGCGGACGGGCCGCCGACGCCGTGGGCAAGCACCGCGAGCAGCTCGAGGCCTACGAGGACTTCGCCGCCGAGCTCGGCCACGAGCCCGGCGACATCGCCCTCGCCTGGCTACTCACCCGCCCCGCCGTCACCGCCCCGATCGTCGGCCCGCGCACCCTGGACCAGCTGCACGCGGCGGTTCGGGCGCTGGACGTCCAGCTGGACCAGAAGGCGCTGGCCCGACTGGACGAGATCTTCCCCGGCCACCGGCCCGCGCCGGAGGACTACGCCTGGTGA
- a CDS encoding type 1 periplasmic-binding domain-containing protein, producing MRGRTRVAVAVVGGLAAAAAAGAVLLLGGSGHAPVRPAKVVANDVSGRGTACLAADSATAAAGATVTGVWSAMQAAAGTGQQQRNVQQLIMPATDAEQARPYLAGLLSQRCDLIVTVGRPFGQAAPALSVGHQGVRFVAVDAALPGDPPPGVTLLAGDQAPDAVRRQVSEMAVSKK from the coding sequence GTGCGGGGCCGCACCCGGGTGGCCGTCGCGGTGGTCGGCGGCCTGGCGGCCGCCGCGGCGGCCGGAGCGGTGCTGCTGCTGGGCGGCTCGGGACATGCCCCGGTGCGCCCCGCGAAGGTGGTCGCCAACGACGTCTCCGGGCGGGGCACCGCCTGCCTGGCGGCGGACAGCGCGACGGCCGCCGCCGGGGCGACGGTCACCGGGGTGTGGAGCGCGATGCAGGCGGCGGCCGGGACGGGGCAGCAGCAGCGCAACGTCCAGCAGCTGATCATGCCCGCCACCGACGCCGAGCAGGCGCGGCCGTACCTGGCGGGACTGCTCAGCCAGCGGTGCGACCTGATCGTCACGGTGGGCCGGCCCTTCGGGCAGGCCGCCCCCGCGCTGTCCGTCGGGCACCAGGGGGTGCGGTTCGTCGCGGTCGACGCGGCGCTGCCGGGCGACCCGCCGCCCGGCGTCACGCTGCTTGCCGGCGACCAGGCCCCCGACGCCGTGCGCCGGCAGGTGAGTGAGATGGCGGTGTCCAAGAAGTGA
- a CDS encoding SMI1/KNR4 family protein, with the protein MSLDRLRTMLSAPAGGGDSVDWEAAEAALGRRLPSDYREFIAVYGAGSISDHLGVAIPVSTSGPGEPPIDVVEETGEARFTFARVRSGLPADVTDESALLGWGHSDSADTLCWITTDPDPDNWPVAVWSDFEQQWLVFKVGMVDFLIGLLAGEFDECPLSDLSLWGRPSQRYLSWREA; encoded by the coding sequence ATGAGTCTGGACCGACTCAGGACCATGCTGTCCGCTCCGGCGGGCGGTGGGGACAGCGTGGACTGGGAGGCGGCCGAGGCGGCCCTCGGCCGGCGTCTCCCGAGCGACTACCGCGAGTTCATCGCCGTCTACGGCGCGGGCTCGATCAGCGACCACCTGGGCGTGGCGATCCCGGTCTCGACCAGTGGCCCGGGTGAGCCGCCGATCGACGTGGTCGAGGAGACCGGCGAGGCGCGGTTCACCTTCGCCCGGGTCCGCAGCGGACTGCCGGCGGACGTCACCGACGAGTCGGCGCTGCTCGGTTGGGGCCACAGCGACAGCGCCGACACGCTCTGCTGGATCACCACCGATCCGGACCCGGACAACTGGCCGGTCGCCGTGTGGAGCGACTTCGAACAGCAGTGGCTGGTGTTCAAAGTCGGCATGGTCGACTTCCTGATCGGGCTACTGGCCGGCGAGTTCGACGAGTGTCCGCTCAGCGACCTCTCGCTCTGGGGCCGCCCGAGCCAGCGCTACCTCAGCTGGCGGGAGGCCTAG